Proteins from a genomic interval of Ralstonia wenshanensis:
- a CDS encoding LysR family transcriptional regulator has translation MFLAVVDAGGITPAQATLNVGQSTISTQLSTLETRLGYRLCERGRSGFRLTARGERFVDSARKLLGALDVFSAEARKVGRTLVGTLNLGLIGHAPVNANARISQAIERFRQRDESVHFTVSVRPPGELEGLLLDNKIHMAIGYFWHRVPALDYTTIFHETQLAYAGRGHPLFSKAGDVTPAQALAHAWAWRSYPLPEAAGSPAERPVTAVADNMEAVAMLVLSGRHLGYLPEHFAAPYVAQGLLTPLAPAAMRYEVPFDMVVRRDARRNDLLAAFIADMKAAHA, from the coding sequence GTGTTTCTCGCCGTGGTTGACGCGGGCGGCATCACCCCTGCCCAGGCAACGCTGAACGTCGGGCAATCGACCATCAGCACCCAGCTGTCCACACTCGAGACGCGACTCGGCTATCGGCTATGCGAACGTGGCCGCAGCGGCTTCCGGCTCACCGCGCGCGGAGAACGGTTCGTTGATTCCGCACGCAAGCTGCTGGGCGCACTCGACGTCTTCAGTGCAGAGGCTCGCAAAGTGGGCCGCACGCTGGTCGGCACGCTGAACCTCGGCTTGATCGGCCATGCGCCCGTCAATGCGAATGCGCGGATCAGCCAGGCCATCGAGCGCTTTCGTCAACGCGATGAATCCGTGCATTTCACAGTCTCGGTGCGCCCGCCCGGGGAGCTGGAAGGACTGCTGCTCGACAACAAGATCCATATGGCCATCGGCTATTTCTGGCACCGCGTGCCGGCGCTGGACTACACGACGATCTTCCACGAGACGCAGCTTGCGTATGCGGGGCGTGGTCATCCGCTGTTCAGCAAGGCTGGGGACGTGACGCCCGCGCAGGCACTGGCGCACGCGTGGGCGTGGCGCAGCTATCCGCTGCCCGAAGCGGCGGGGTCGCCGGCCGAGCGGCCGGTGACTGCGGTGGCAGACAACATGGAAGCGGTGGCAATGCTGGTGCTTTCGGGCCGGCACCTAGGCTACCTGCCAGAGCACTTTGCGGCGCCCTATGTAGCCCAAGGCCTACTGACGCCGTTGGCACCTGCAGCCATGCGCTACGAGGTGCCGTTTGACATGGTGGTGCGCCGCGACGCCCGGCGCAATGATCTGCTGGCCGCCTTCATTGCCGACATGAAAGCGGCCCACGCCTGA
- a CDS encoding Smr/MutS family protein translates to MKRASSPANKLSLTDLAGLRDQLKHETEAREAERQRAEAAARKASEEANVFRASIGEVSALRQNKRVEHPRNPPAPDPVHSRAEEQTVLRDSLSDEFDVDNLLETDDTLSYRRPGIGDDVLKKLRRGEWATQDQIDLHGMRREEAREALAAFLRRAVQRGVRCVRVIHGKGLGSPDKTPVLKGKVRSWLVQKEEVIAFVEPRNTAGGAGAVLVLLRQPHGS, encoded by the coding sequence ATGAAACGCGCTTCTTCCCCCGCCAACAAGCTCAGCCTGACCGACCTGGCCGGCCTGCGTGACCAGCTCAAGCACGAGACGGAGGCACGCGAAGCCGAACGCCAGCGCGCCGAAGCCGCCGCGCGCAAGGCCTCAGAAGAAGCCAACGTGTTTCGTGCCAGCATCGGCGAGGTCAGCGCGCTGCGCCAGAACAAGCGCGTCGAGCATCCGCGCAATCCGCCCGCCCCGGATCCCGTGCATTCGCGTGCCGAAGAGCAAACCGTGCTGCGCGATTCGCTGTCGGATGAATTTGACGTGGACAACCTGCTGGAAACCGACGACACGCTTTCCTACCGCCGCCCCGGCATCGGCGACGACGTGCTCAAGAAGCTGCGCCGCGGCGAGTGGGCCACGCAAGACCAGATCGACCTGCACGGCATGCGCCGCGAAGAAGCCCGGGAGGCACTGGCCGCCTTCCTGCGCCGCGCCGTACAGCGTGGCGTCCGCTGTGTGCGCGTGATCCACGGCAAAGGCCTCGGCTCGCCCGACAAAACGCCCGTTCTCAAGGGCAAAGTGCGCTCGTGGCTGGTGCAGAAGGAAGAAGTGATCGCTTTTGTCGAGCCGCGTAACACAGCCGGGGGCGCTGGCGCGGTGCTGGTGCTGCTGCGACAGCCGCACGGCTCCTGA
- the lolA gene encoding outer membrane lipoprotein chaperone LolA has protein sequence MFVLKARHLMAAGLVSLAAWSAGAYAGAVEQLNAFVSNVSTARGEFVQRQVKGGTNGSPLRVAGTSNGDFVFSRPGRFVWRYVKPYEQQLSADGQMLYIFDKDLNQITERKLDASMGSSPAAILFGSNDLAKNFTLKEGGTKDGIDWVELTPKAKDTQFERIAIGFRSGELQGMELRDAFGNTTLLTFSNIQKNPQLPANVFRFTPPKGADVIKQ, from the coding sequence ATGTTTGTGTTGAAAGCACGTCACCTGATGGCCGCCGGGCTGGTTTCGCTGGCGGCATGGTCCGCCGGCGCCTATGCGGGCGCGGTCGAACAGCTCAACGCCTTCGTGAGCAACGTCAGCACTGCGCGCGGCGAGTTCGTGCAGCGGCAAGTGAAGGGCGGCACCAACGGCAGCCCGCTGCGCGTGGCCGGCACGTCCAACGGCGATTTCGTCTTCTCGCGCCCGGGCCGCTTTGTCTGGCGCTATGTGAAGCCGTACGAGCAGCAGCTCTCGGCCGACGGCCAGATGCTCTACATCTTCGACAAGGACCTCAACCAGATCACGGAGCGCAAGCTTGATGCGTCGATGGGTTCCAGCCCCGCCGCCATCCTGTTCGGCAGCAACGACCTGGCCAAGAATTTCACGCTCAAGGAGGGTGGCACCAAGGACGGTATCGACTGGGTCGAACTCACCCCCAAGGCAAAGGACACCCAGTTCGAGCGCATCGCCATCGGCTTTCGCAGCGGCGAGCTGCAGGGGATGGAGCTGCGCGACGCCTTTGGCAACACCACCCTGCTGACGTTCTCGAACATCCAGAAGAATCCGCAACTGCCGGCCAACGTGTTCCGCTTTACGCCGCCCAAAGGGGCTGACGTCATCAAGCAATGA
- the speB gene encoding agmatinase, which translates to MNDCANLFQPASGNAMPRFGGIATMMRLPAAASAAGLDACFVGVPFDLGTSNRNGARLGPRQIRSESVLLRPYNMATRAAPFDSLRVADIGDVPTNPYNLHDSIARIEAAYREIIAGGCRPIGLGGDHTITLPILRAMHAKYGRIGLIHVDAHADVNDTMFGEKIAHGTPFRRAVEEGLLDCNRVVQIGLRGTGYEAEDFDWCREQGFRVVTAEECWHRSLVPLMEEVRARVQGGPVYISFDIDGIDPAYAPGTGTPEIGGLTVPQALEIVRGARGLDIVGADLVEVSPPYDPFGTTALLGANLAFELLCVLPGVEYRA; encoded by the coding sequence ATGAACGACTGCGCCAACCTCTTTCAGCCCGCCTCGGGCAATGCCATGCCGCGCTTTGGCGGTATTGCCACCATGATGCGGCTGCCTGCCGCAGCGTCAGCGGCGGGGCTGGACGCCTGCTTTGTCGGCGTGCCGTTCGACCTGGGCACGTCCAACCGCAACGGTGCGCGGCTCGGGCCACGGCAGATCCGCTCAGAATCCGTCCTCCTGCGGCCGTACAACATGGCCACGCGCGCCGCGCCGTTCGACTCGCTGCGCGTGGCCGACATCGGCGACGTGCCGACCAACCCTTACAACCTGCATGACTCGATCGCGCGCATCGAGGCGGCTTACCGGGAGATCATCGCCGGCGGCTGCCGCCCGATCGGCCTGGGCGGTGATCACACCATCACGCTGCCCATCCTGCGCGCCATGCATGCCAAATACGGCCGCATTGGCCTGATCCACGTGGACGCGCATGCCGACGTGAACGACACCATGTTCGGCGAGAAGATCGCGCACGGCACGCCATTTCGCCGCGCGGTGGAAGAAGGCCTCCTCGATTGCAACCGCGTGGTGCAGATCGGGCTGCGCGGGACCGGCTACGAGGCCGAAGATTTCGACTGGTGCCGCGAACAGGGCTTTCGCGTGGTAACGGCCGAGGAATGCTGGCACCGATCGCTCGTGCCGCTCATGGAAGAGGTGCGCGCTCGCGTGCAGGGCGGCCCGGTCTACATCAGCTTCGACATCGACGGTATCGACCCCGCCTATGCGCCGGGTACCGGCACGCCGGAGATTGGCGGCCTGACCGTGCCGCAAGCGCTGGAGATCGTGCGCGGCGCACGCGGTCTCGACATCGTCGGTGCAGATCTCGTCGAGGTGTCCCCGCCGTATGACCCGTTCGGGACGACGGCGCTGCTCGGCGCCAATCTCGCGTTCGAGCTGCTGTGCGTGCTGCCGGGCGTCGAATACCGCGCCTGA
- a CDS encoding DNA translocase FtsK, with amino-acid sequence MARASTTPTTRTDPSALPSRIGRLLGEVRWFLLLAVTIAFLIILLSYNRADPGFTHASQVDEIRNLGGRVGAWLADLLLFVFGASAYWWAVLLVRKVWRGWRELMSDERLPRTSMPRVDASVTWIGFALILVSSMGLEAIRMYSLHMKLPRAPGGVLGDVIGGAMQHSLGFTGGTLALLFTFLVGLSLFFHFSWLNLAEQIGAGVEMLFVGFKTRRESKQDRAIGEAAKVEREEVVETRRVRIEESPPVQIVRPTAVVKSERVEREKQQPLFVDIHDSDLPPLALLDPIPPVVETVSAETLEFTSRLIEKKLKDFGVEVQVVAAYPGPVITRYEIEPATGVKGSQIVNLAKDLARSLSLVSIRVVETIPGKNYMGLELPNPKRQAVRLSEILGSQVYNESASQLTLALGKDIAGKPVVADLAKMPHCMVAGTTGSGKSVGINAMILSLLYKAKADAVRLILIDPKMLELSIYEGIPHLLCPVVTDMRQAGHALNWAVGEMERRYKLMSKMGVRNLAGFNKKIEEAAAREEKIPNPFSLTPDAPEPLDKLPMIVIVIDELADLMMVVGKKVEELIARIAQKARAAGIHLVLATQRPSVDVITGLIKANVPTRIAFQVSSKIDSRTILDQQGAEALLGMGDMLYLAPGTGLPVRVHGAFVSDEEVHRIVDNLKSQGEPNYIEGILEGGVADGEGGGDGFGGGAGLVGAGGGEADPLYDQAVDVVLKNRRASISLVQRHLRIGYNRAARLLEDMEKAGLVSAMSGNGNREILAPNRNGNVVEEE; translated from the coding sequence ATGGCTCGAGCTTCCACCACTCCGACAACCCGCACCGATCCCTCCGCACTGCCGTCCCGCATTGGCCGGCTGCTGGGGGAGGTCCGCTGGTTCCTGTTGCTGGCGGTGACCATCGCCTTCCTGATCATTCTTCTGTCATACAACCGGGCCGACCCTGGTTTCACCCACGCCAGCCAGGTCGACGAGATCCGCAACCTGGGCGGCCGCGTGGGCGCGTGGCTGGCCGATCTCCTGCTGTTTGTCTTTGGCGCGTCCGCCTACTGGTGGGCGGTGCTGCTTGTGCGCAAGGTCTGGCGCGGCTGGCGCGAGCTGATGTCGGACGAGCGCCTGCCACGCACCTCCATGCCGCGTGTTGACGCCAGTGTCACGTGGATCGGCTTTGCGCTCATCCTGGTTTCCAGCATGGGTCTGGAAGCCATCCGCATGTATTCGCTGCACATGAAGCTGCCGCGTGCGCCCGGAGGTGTGCTGGGCGACGTGATCGGCGGGGCGATGCAGCATTCGCTGGGCTTTACCGGCGGCACGTTGGCGCTGCTGTTCACGTTCCTGGTCGGGCTGTCGCTGTTCTTCCATTTTTCGTGGCTGAACCTGGCCGAGCAGATTGGCGCGGGCGTCGAGATGCTGTTCGTCGGCTTCAAGACGCGCCGCGAAAGCAAACAGGACCGGGCCATTGGTGAGGCAGCCAAGGTCGAGCGCGAAGAGGTGGTCGAGACCCGCCGCGTGCGCATTGAAGAATCGCCGCCGGTGCAGATCGTGCGCCCGACCGCCGTGGTCAAGAGCGAGCGCGTAGAGCGCGAGAAGCAGCAGCCGCTGTTTGTCGACATTCACGATTCCGACCTGCCGCCGCTCGCGTTGCTCGACCCGATTCCGCCGGTTGTGGAAACCGTGAGCGCCGAGACGCTGGAATTCACCTCGCGCCTCATCGAGAAGAAGCTCAAGGATTTTGGCGTGGAAGTGCAGGTGGTGGCGGCCTATCCGGGGCCGGTCATCACGCGCTACGAAATCGAGCCTGCCACGGGCGTGAAGGGCAGCCAGATCGTCAACCTGGCCAAGGACCTGGCGCGTTCGCTGTCGCTGGTGTCGATCCGCGTGGTGGAGACAATTCCGGGCAAGAACTACATGGGTCTGGAGCTGCCGAACCCGAAGCGTCAGGCGGTGCGCCTGTCGGAGATTCTCGGCTCGCAGGTCTACAACGAGAGCGCATCGCAGCTCACGCTGGCACTGGGCAAGGACATCGCCGGCAAGCCGGTGGTGGCCGACTTGGCCAAGATGCCGCACTGCATGGTGGCCGGCACCACGGGTTCCGGTAAGTCGGTCGGCATCAACGCGATGATCCTGTCGCTGCTGTACAAGGCGAAGGCCGACGCGGTGCGCCTGATCCTGATCGACCCGAAGATGCTGGAGCTGAGCATCTACGAAGGCATTCCGCACCTGCTGTGCCCGGTCGTGACCGACATGCGCCAGGCTGGCCACGCGCTCAACTGGGCCGTGGGCGAGATGGAGCGCCGCTACAAGCTCATGAGCAAGATGGGCGTGCGCAACCTGGCGGGCTTCAACAAGAAGATCGAAGAAGCTGCGGCGCGTGAAGAGAAGATTCCTAACCCGTTCAGCCTGACGCCGGACGCGCCGGAGCCGCTCGACAAGCTGCCGATGATCGTCATCGTGATCGACGAACTGGCCGACCTGATGATGGTGGTCGGCAAGAAGGTCGAAGAGCTGATCGCGCGGATTGCCCAGAAGGCGCGTGCTGCCGGTATCCATCTGGTGCTGGCGACGCAGCGTCCGTCGGTGGACGTGATTACGGGCCTGATCAAGGCCAACGTGCCGACGCGGATTGCGTTCCAGGTCAGCAGCAAGATCGACTCGCGCACCATCCTGGACCAGCAGGGCGCAGAAGCGCTGCTGGGCATGGGCGACATGCTGTATCTGGCGCCCGGCACGGGCTTGCCGGTGCGTGTGCACGGCGCGTTCGTGTCAGACGAGGAAGTCCACCGCATCGTCGATAACCTCAAATCGCAAGGCGAGCCGAACTACATCGAGGGCATTCTCGAAGGCGGCGTGGCCGATGGCGAGGGCGGCGGCGATGGTTTTGGCGGCGGCGCGGGACTTGTCGGTGCGGGCGGTGGCGAGGCCGATCCGCTGTACGACCAGGCCGTCGACGTGGTGCTCAAGAATCGCCGCGCGTCGATCTCGCTGGTGCAGCGTCACCTGCGCATCGGTTACAACCGCGCCGCACGCCTGCTCGAAGACATGGAAAAGGCGGGGCTCGTGTCCGCCATGTCAGGCAACGGCAACCGCGAAATCCTGGCGCCCAACCGCAACGGCAACGTCGTCGAAGAGGAATGA
- a CDS encoding P-II family nitrogen regulator — MKQITAIIKPFKLDEVRESLADVGVTGLTVTEVKGFGRQKGHTELYRGAEYVVDFLPKIKIEVVVAESQVENVIDTIVKAAKTGKIGDGKIFVMPVEQVIRIRTGEKDEAAV, encoded by the coding sequence ATGAAACAAATCACCGCCATCATCAAGCCCTTCAAACTGGACGAAGTGCGCGAGTCGCTCGCCGACGTGGGGGTGACCGGCCTGACCGTCACCGAGGTCAAGGGTTTTGGCCGTCAGAAGGGCCACACCGAGCTGTATCGCGGTGCGGAATACGTGGTCGACTTCCTGCCGAAGATCAAGATCGAGGTGGTGGTAGCGGAGAGTCAGGTCGAAAACGTGATCGACACCATCGTCAAGGCAGCCAAGACCGGCAAGATCGGCGACGGCAAGATTTTCGTGATGCCGGTGGAGCAGGTGATCCGAATCCGCACCGGCGAGAAGGACGAAGCAGCGGTCTGA
- a CDS encoding class I SAM-dependent methyltransferase encodes MLDYYAKRAPEYERIYTKPERQGDLAWLKARVRELTRGARVLDLACGTGFWTEAMTDARSIVGADFNDTVLRIARGKGIPGASFVRADNDALPFAPGTFDVMTAGCWWSHVPLQGLRQHVEGLHRALGPGVRVLWFDNQYVFGSSTPIAYNDEHGNTWQRRPLRDGSEHDVLKNFPDDPTLLQTVAGIAQDVRINRLQYYWTLEYFTN; translated from the coding sequence ATGCTCGACTACTACGCCAAGCGCGCTCCCGAATACGAGCGCATCTATACGAAGCCCGAGCGGCAGGGCGATCTGGCGTGGTTGAAGGCGCGCGTGCGCGAGCTGACGCGCGGCGCGCGGGTGCTGGATCTGGCATGCGGCACCGGTTTCTGGACCGAAGCGATGACGGACGCGCGCAGCATCGTCGGCGCGGATTTCAACGACACCGTGCTGCGCATCGCGCGCGGCAAGGGCATCCCCGGAGCGTCGTTTGTGCGTGCCGACAATGACGCGCTGCCGTTTGCGCCGGGCACATTCGACGTGATGACGGCAGGGTGCTGGTGGTCGCATGTGCCGCTGCAGGGCTTGCGCCAGCACGTCGAAGGTCTGCACCGCGCGCTCGGGCCAGGCGTGCGTGTCCTGTGGTTCGATAACCAGTATGTGTTCGGCTCAAGCACGCCCATCGCCTACAACGACGAACATGGCAACACGTGGCAGCGCCGCCCCTTGCGCGACGGCAGCGAGCACGATGTGCTGAAGAACTTTCCCGACGATCCGACGCTGCTGCAGACCGTGGCCGGCATCGCCCAGGATGTGCGCATTAACCGGCTCCAGTATTATTGGACGCTTGAATACTTCACCAACTAG
- the trxB gene encoding thioredoxin-disulfide reductase, protein MAKHAKVLILGSGPAGYTAAIYAARANLNPVLVTGLAQGGQLMTTTDVENWPADKEHLQGPELMQRFLEHAERFKTEVLFDHIHTAHLNEKPIRLVGDSGEYTCDALIVSTGASAQYLGLPSEETFAGRGVSACATCDGFFYKGQEVAVVGGGNTAVEEALYLANIASKVTLIHRRDKFRAEPILIDRLHEQEKKGKIAIKTNMVLDEILGDDSGVTGARLKGTNENEGKIEELKVAGVFIAIGHKPNTDIFRGQLDMNDTGYIRTKSGLDGMATATNIPGVFAAGDVQDHIYRQAITSAGTGCMAALDAQRYLESLE, encoded by the coding sequence ATGGCAAAACACGCAAAAGTGCTGATCCTTGGCTCCGGCCCCGCCGGCTACACGGCCGCGATTTACGCTGCCCGGGCCAACCTGAACCCCGTGCTGGTTACCGGTCTGGCGCAGGGCGGCCAGCTCATGACCACCACCGACGTGGAGAACTGGCCTGCTGACAAGGAGCACCTGCAGGGCCCCGAGTTGATGCAGCGCTTCCTGGAGCACGCCGAGCGGTTCAAGACCGAAGTGCTGTTCGACCACATCCACACCGCGCATCTGAACGAAAAGCCGATCCGCCTCGTGGGCGATTCGGGTGAATACACCTGCGACGCGCTGATCGTCTCCACCGGCGCTTCGGCCCAATACCTGGGCCTGCCGTCGGAAGAAACCTTTGCGGGCCGTGGCGTGTCTGCCTGCGCAACGTGCGACGGCTTCTTCTACAAGGGCCAGGAAGTGGCCGTGGTGGGCGGTGGCAACACCGCTGTGGAAGAAGCGCTGTACCTGGCCAACATCGCCAGCAAGGTCACGCTCATCCACCGCCGCGACAAGTTCCGCGCCGAGCCGATCCTGATCGACCGCCTGCATGAGCAGGAGAAGAAAGGCAAGATCGCGATCAAGACCAACATGGTGCTCGACGAGATCCTGGGCGATGACTCCGGCGTGACGGGCGCGCGCCTGAAAGGTACGAACGAGAACGAAGGCAAGATCGAAGAGCTCAAGGTGGCCGGCGTGTTCATCGCCATCGGCCACAAGCCGAACACCGACATCTTCCGCGGCCAGCTCGACATGAACGACACGGGCTACATCCGCACGAAGAGCGGCCTGGACGGCATGGCGACGGCCACCAATATCCCGGGCGTGTTTGCCGCCGGCGACGTGCAGGACCACATCTACCGCCAGGCCATCACCAGCGCCGGCACGGGTTGCATGGCCGCACTCGACGCCCAGCGCTACCTAGAAAGCCTGGAATAA
- a CDS encoding trimeric intracellular cation channel family protein, with translation MHVTRLQLVMHWVEILAVFSFAISGLAEAKRRRLDAVGAFIVAFLTAFGGGTLRDLLLDRRPFYWIEHEQYLLALFVMSLFANWVIRLVSQLVSDRVLIVADAIGMGLFGVLGTQLALDAGVPVFVSVMMGVITAAFGGLLRDVVCNEVPMLLRDNHPYATCAFLGCFLYVGLTHTDLLPSVSVVIATLAIVIGRLATLRWNITLPR, from the coding sequence ATGCACGTGACCCGCCTGCAGTTGGTGATGCACTGGGTGGAGATCCTCGCGGTCTTCTCGTTTGCCATCTCGGGGCTGGCCGAGGCCAAACGGCGCCGGCTCGACGCCGTAGGCGCGTTCATCGTGGCATTCCTGACCGCGTTTGGCGGCGGCACACTGCGCGATCTATTGCTGGATCGGCGGCCCTTCTACTGGATCGAGCACGAGCAATATCTGCTTGCGCTGTTCGTGATGAGCCTGTTCGCCAACTGGGTGATCCGGCTGGTCAGCCAACTGGTGTCTGATCGCGTGCTGATCGTGGCCGACGCCATCGGCATGGGGCTCTTTGGCGTGCTGGGTACGCAACTGGCACTCGATGCGGGTGTGCCGGTCTTCGTGTCGGTGATGATGGGTGTGATCACGGCGGCGTTTGGCGGCCTGCTGCGCGACGTGGTCTGCAATGAAGTGCCGATGCTGCTGCGGGACAATCACCCGTACGCAACGTGCGCGTTTCTCGGGTGCTTCCTTTACGTCGGGCTGACGCACACGGACTTGCTTCCGAGCGTGTCCGTGGTGATCGCAACGCTGGCGATCGTGATCGGGCGGCTGGCGACGCTGCGCTGGAACATCACCCTGCCGCGTTGA
- a CDS encoding MFS transporter — translation MQTTQSTAQPRRAAMASFIGTTIEWYDFYSYATAAALVFGPLFFPGENRLLGLLASFGSFAIGFLARPIGGVLFGRIGDKLGRRRALMGTLTLMAVATVLIGCLPTYAQAGWIAPVALVALRVLQGIAVGGEWGGAVLLAGEHAPKGRRTFFASFAQLGSAGGLILSMLAFSAVSRLEPEAFLAWGWRLPFLASAVLLAVGFVIRMSVNESPEFEAMRASGDVAKQPLAEALKAWPLIALAIGANVYGIAGVYFSNIFMISYATQYLQLSRAMILDCMFWVAVLQFFVQLGAATLADRFGARRMLVVLAAFAVVVPFIMLPLVRMGEAHTVFAGVAIATLAESGYYAIIAGFVSGMFAARIRYTAISLSYQVCGAFAGGLTPLLATVLADRFFPLWWPMAVFYAGFAALSLVCVVWIGRARPIAGESALDARAA, via the coding sequence ATGCAGACAACGCAATCGACGGCCCAGCCGCGCCGTGCGGCGATGGCATCGTTCATCGGCACCACGATCGAGTGGTACGACTTCTACAGCTACGCCACGGCGGCGGCGCTTGTCTTTGGGCCGCTGTTCTTCCCGGGAGAGAACCGCTTGCTGGGGCTGCTGGCCTCGTTCGGCTCGTTCGCCATCGGCTTCCTCGCCCGGCCCATCGGCGGCGTGCTGTTCGGCCGCATCGGCGACAAGCTCGGCCGCAGGCGCGCGCTCATGGGCACGCTCACCCTCATGGCCGTCGCCACCGTGCTGATCGGTTGTCTGCCCACCTATGCGCAGGCCGGGTGGATTGCGCCGGTCGCGCTGGTGGCGTTGCGTGTGTTGCAAGGCATTGCCGTGGGCGGCGAGTGGGGCGGCGCGGTGCTGCTGGCCGGCGAGCATGCGCCGAAAGGCCGGCGTACGTTCTTCGCTTCGTTCGCCCAGCTTGGCAGCGCCGGTGGCTTGATCCTGTCGATGCTGGCGTTCTCGGCCGTCAGCCGGCTCGAGCCGGAAGCCTTCCTGGCGTGGGGCTGGCGCCTGCCGTTCCTGGCAAGTGCCGTGCTGCTGGCCGTGGGCTTTGTGATCCGCATGTCGGTCAATGAATCGCCGGAGTTCGAGGCGATGCGGGCCTCCGGCGACGTGGCGAAGCAGCCGCTGGCGGAGGCGCTCAAGGCATGGCCGCTGATCGCGCTGGCCATTGGTGCCAACGTGTACGGCATCGCTGGCGTCTACTTCAGCAACATCTTCATGATTTCGTATGCCACGCAGTATCTGCAGCTCAGTCGCGCGATGATTCTCGACTGCATGTTCTGGGTGGCCGTGCTGCAGTTCTTCGTGCAGCTCGGCGCAGCCACGCTGGCCGACCGTTTCGGGGCGCGCCGCATGCTGGTCGTTCTCGCTGCCTTCGCGGTGGTCGTACCGTTCATCATGCTTCCACTGGTCCGCATGGGCGAGGCGCATACCGTGTTTGCAGGGGTGGCCATCGCCACGCTGGCCGAGTCCGGCTATTACGCGATCATCGCGGGCTTTGTCAGCGGCATGTTTGCGGCGCGCATCCGCTATACGGCGATCTCGTTGTCGTATCAAGTCTGCGGCGCATTTGCTGGCGGCCTGACGCCGCTGCTTGCCACGGTGCTTGCAGATCGCTTCTTCCCACTGTGGTGGCCCATGGCGGTTTTCTATGCCGGCTTTGCGGCGCTGTCTCTGGTGTGCGTTGTGTGGATCGGCCGGGCCCGACCGATCGCCGGGGAATCGGCATTGGACGCACGCGCAGCCTGA